Proteins from a genomic interval of Nostoc sp. TCL240-02:
- a CDS encoding YraN family protein → MANLPPSHYPDIGHLGEDLVAQWLQSTGWIILHRRFSSPYGEIDIIAQHHGATEKEQVSREAGEFLIPNSPLPTLHSMLAFVEVKTRSSGSWDAGGRSAITPQKQAKISRTAGIFLAQYPEKADYSCRFDVAIVYCQRIPKNQTAVIATQEALATSSAAEYKFKLQEYIPAAFDSSIDNG, encoded by the coding sequence ATGGCTAATCTTCCTCCATCTCATTATCCAGATATTGGTCATTTAGGAGAAGACCTAGTTGCCCAATGGTTGCAATCTACAGGTTGGATAATTCTGCATCGTCGCTTTTCTAGCCCTTATGGAGAAATCGATATTATTGCCCAACATCATGGAGCAACTGAGAAAGAGCAGGTGAGCAGGGAAGCAGGAGAATTCCTAATTCCTAACTCTCCACTCCCCACTCTCCACTCAATGCTGGCATTTGTTGAAGTCAAAACCCGCAGTTCAGGGAGTTGGGATGCAGGGGGAAGAAGCGCCATCACCCCACAAAAACAAGCAAAAATCTCACGGACAGCTGGAATATTCTTAGCCCAGTACCCTGAAAAGGCGGATTATTCTTGCCGATTTGATGTTGCTATTGTCTACTGTCAAAGGATACCAAAAAATCAGACTGCGGTTATAGCAACTCAGGAAGCTCTTGCTACTTCATCAGCAGCCGAATATAAGTTTAAGCTGCAAGAATACATTCCGGCAGCTTTCGACTCTTCAATTGATAATGGTTAA
- the queA gene encoding tRNA preQ1(34) S-adenosylmethionine ribosyltransferase-isomerase QueA: MNQKLVQAKLKDTSSPKEKNFELDCSVAGYDYTLPPELIAQNPAVPRDSSRLLVVNSPTTGAETEASHHIFHDLPALLRSGDLLVMNNTRVIPARLYGHKNTGAKIQVLLLEERQYNCWLALVKPGKSFKQGTKIIFEARQTGTGGWGLEIGDWEDSSLVPSPQSPVPSPKLTATVLETDAATGGRLLQFDVPEGKPLVQLLEVFGEVPLPPYITASSAADEQYQTVYAEQPGAIAAPTAGLHFTPELLQKLRDRNINQAFVTLHVGVGTFRPVEVEDVTTHQMHEEWIEVPAATVEQIRATKAAGGRIIAVGTTAVRALEGAAKSGNLQAFCGKTDLFIYPGYQWRVVDGLITNFHLPRSSLLMLVSALIGRQRLLNIYLEAITFGYRFYSFGDAMLILPEAIRVLSQA; the protein is encoded by the coding sequence ATAAACCAAAAACTAGTACAAGCCAAGTTGAAAGATACATCTAGCCCCAAAGAAAAAAATTTTGAATTAGATTGCTCGGTAGCCGGCTATGACTACACACTACCTCCAGAACTCATTGCCCAAAACCCAGCAGTTCCTAGAGATAGTTCCCGGTTACTGGTAGTTAATTCTCCCACTACAGGCGCTGAAACAGAAGCATCTCACCATATTTTCCATGATTTGCCTGCACTGCTGCGCTCTGGTGATTTGTTGGTCATGAACAATACAAGGGTTATTCCAGCGCGGCTTTATGGTCATAAAAACACTGGTGCTAAAATCCAGGTGTTGCTGTTGGAAGAACGGCAGTATAACTGTTGGTTAGCTTTAGTTAAGCCAGGAAAAAGCTTCAAACAGGGAACGAAGATTATTTTTGAAGCAAGGCAAACGGGGACTGGGGGTTGGGGATTAGAGATTGGGGATTGGGAAGATTCTTCCCTAGTCCCTAGTCCCCAGTCCCCAGTTCCCAGTCCCAAACTCACCGCTACAGTTTTAGAAACAGATGCAGCAACCGGGGGACGTTTGTTGCAATTTGATGTGCCAGAGGGAAAGCCTTTGGTGCAACTGTTAGAGGTATTTGGTGAAGTACCGCTACCACCCTACATTACTGCCTCCTCAGCTGCTGATGAGCAGTATCAGACAGTTTATGCCGAACAGCCAGGAGCGATCGCAGCACCGACAGCAGGATTACACTTTACCCCAGAATTATTACAAAAGCTGCGCGATCGCAACATCAATCAAGCTTTTGTCACGCTACACGTTGGTGTCGGCACTTTTCGCCCTGTGGAAGTGGAAGACGTAACTACCCACCAGATGCATGAAGAATGGATTGAAGTTCCTGCCGCCACAGTAGAGCAAATTCGCGCCACTAAAGCAGCTGGCGGTCGAATTATTGCTGTGGGAACAACGGCAGTCAGGGCTTTGGAAGGGGCGGCTAAATCTGGGAATTTACAAGCATTTTGTGGTAAAACAGACTTGTTTATTTATCCCGGCTACCAATGGCGGGTGGTGGATGGTTTGATTACCAATTTTCACCTACCACGTTCTAGTTTGCTGATGTTGGTAAGTGCGCTAATTGGCAGACAACGGCTATTGAATATATACTTGGAAGCGATCACTTTTGGGTATCGTTTCTATTCCTTTGGTGATGCTATGCTAATTTTGCCGGAAGCCATAAGAGTTCTGAGTCAAGCATGA
- a CDS encoding serine O-acetyltransferase codes for MRDFIIKLVKTIIQIMNAPMLILFIVTTKKEVILVDVRRWSKIVELVDTSDWVNLLYLLYKYPEFRSLYYYRIKKGNFLGLVLMHIIKFFYKECPSLFLYCDNIGSGLFIQHGFSTIVNARSIGDNCWINQQVTIGYSSKNNFPTIGNNVIISSGAKVIGNVTINDNVIVGANAVVVKDVPSNCVVVGVPAYIIKRDGVKVKEQLI; via the coding sequence ATGCGTGACTTCATAATAAAATTGGTCAAAACTATCATCCAGATAATGAATGCTCCGATGCTCATATTGTTTATCGTCACTACAAAGAAAGAAGTGATTCTTGTGGATGTAAGACGATGGTCAAAGATAGTTGAGCTAGTTGATACTTCTGACTGGGTTAACTTGCTATATTTGCTTTATAAATATCCCGAATTCAGAAGTCTTTACTATTACAGAATTAAAAAAGGTAACTTTCTAGGATTGGTACTGATGCATATTATAAAATTCTTTTATAAAGAATGTCCAAGTCTATTTTTATATTGCGATAATATTGGTTCTGGACTATTTATTCAACATGGCTTTAGTACTATAGTAAATGCAAGAAGTATTGGTGATAATTGCTGGATTAATCAACAGGTGACAATAGGATACAGCAGTAAAAATAATTTTCCGACAATTGGCAACAATGTAATCATAAGTTCAGGTGCAAAAGTGATTGGCAACGTCACTATAAATGATAATGTGATAGTAGGAGCAAATGCAGTTGTAGTCAAAGATGTTCCCAGTAATTGTGTTGTTGTCGGTGTTCCAGCTTATATAATCAAGAGAGATGGCGTGAAAGTAAAAGAGCAGTTGATTTAA
- a CDS encoding tetratricopeptide repeat protein gives MSLLSRKSQTQPWLHFLFHQNSVQKKPLFRLLFAFSAFLVLAAPAITNFPGSKLLAETAISQDLEAASFFQQGVTRYNRKDLQGAEYAFRQALQRDPSLGAALNYLGNILMEQNRLDVALQEYTEAIRINPNFSEAYYNLGLVLHRQGQKDAAITAYRQSLVIDPTKVAALYNLGLVLYEQGQLPEAIATYQQAINLDSSNANAYFNLAIALQQQGQTEQAIATYRQVLQSDPQNATAYNNMANLLAIQGQASEAISVYRQAIRLNPKNASAYYNLGVTLYNQGEIKKANGVLKRAHTEYREQGNIEQAQKIEQLMQQIAQKIQPQQPQASQTATPSEASDNTSNVIQTPEPQTPNQLENPVSVEQQSTSTSSGQ, from the coding sequence ATGTCACTCCTGTCTAGAAAAAGTCAAACTCAGCCGTGGTTACACTTCTTATTTCACCAAAACTCTGTTCAGAAAAAGCCCCTGTTCAGACTTCTGTTTGCTTTCTCTGCGTTTTTGGTCTTAGCTGCACCAGCAATTACTAATTTTCCAGGAAGCAAGCTGCTAGCAGAAACCGCAATTTCTCAGGATCTTGAAGCAGCTAGCTTTTTCCAGCAGGGAGTCACGCGCTATAACCGCAAAGACTTACAGGGTGCAGAATATGCCTTTCGTCAAGCATTGCAGCGAGATCCTAGCCTTGGGGCTGCGCTAAATTATCTGGGTAATATATTAATGGAGCAAAATCGCCTAGATGTAGCTTTACAAGAATATACAGAGGCGATTAGGATTAATCCTAATTTTAGTGAAGCTTATTACAACTTAGGGTTAGTGCTGCATCGTCAGGGACAAAAAGATGCTGCGATTACGGCTTATCGTCAAAGCCTTGTGATAGATCCCACAAAGGTAGCAGCGCTGTATAATCTGGGTTTGGTGCTGTATGAACAGGGACAGCTACCGGAAGCGATCGCAACATACCAGCAAGCAATTAATTTAGATAGCAGCAATGCCAACGCTTATTTTAACTTAGCGATCGCCTTGCAGCAACAAGGTCAAACAGAGCAAGCGATCGCAACCTATCGTCAAGTCTTGCAGTCAGATCCTCAAAATGCCACAGCTTATAACAACATGGCAAATTTGCTAGCAATCCAAGGCCAAGCTTCTGAGGCTATTTCTGTTTATCGGCAAGCTATTCGCCTAAATCCTAAAAACGCCTCAGCTTACTATAATTTGGGAGTCACTTTATATAATCAAGGCGAAATCAAAAAAGCTAATGGAGTCTTGAAACGTGCCCATACGGAGTATCGTGAGCAAGGGAACATTGAGCAAGCTCAGAAAATAGAACAACTAATGCAACAAATTGCCCAGAAAATTCAGCCACAACAGCCTCAAGCCAGTCAAACAGCTACTCCCTCTGAAGCTTCAGACAACACAAGTAATGTAATACAAACACCTGAGCCACAAACACCAAATCAACTAGAAAACCCTGTCTCAGTTGAACAACAATCTACTTCAACGAGTTCTGGACAATAA
- a CDS encoding TrkA family potassium uptake protein, which translates to MNLSSLSFFRSLRKDNQQFAVVGLGRFGRSVCSTLHNFGYQVLATDIDEKRVSEALTEGIVGHALQLDSTEPAALKEAGIFEFDTVIVAIGNYVQESIITTLNVKEAGVPHVVAKASSEVHRKLLRRVGADHVVFPEYEAGCALARTLTKPAILDRFDLDPDNSIVELIVPDEFHGRTITELQLRNRYGLNLLAVSQDGKFQINPDPTKRLERGSAMVVIGCNKDINRLPI; encoded by the coding sequence GTGAATCTTTCATCATTAAGTTTTTTTCGCAGTTTACGTAAAGATAACCAACAATTTGCTGTAGTTGGATTAGGTCGTTTTGGTAGATCGGTCTGTTCTACACTGCATAACTTCGGTTATCAAGTACTGGCAACAGATATTGATGAAAAACGAGTTTCAGAAGCATTAACTGAGGGAATAGTTGGTCATGCTTTGCAATTAGATTCTACAGAACCAGCCGCACTAAAAGAAGCTGGAATTTTTGAATTTGATACTGTAATTGTAGCGATTGGCAACTACGTTCAAGAAAGCATTATAACCACCCTAAATGTGAAAGAGGCTGGCGTACCCCATGTAGTCGCCAAAGCTTCTAGTGAAGTTCATCGTAAACTATTACGGCGAGTAGGAGCAGATCATGTTGTTTTTCCTGAGTATGAAGCAGGTTGCGCCCTAGCGCGTACACTTACTAAACCAGCAATCTTAGATCGATTTGATCTAGACCCAGATAACAGTATTGTAGAGTTGATTGTGCCTGATGAATTTCACGGCAGAACAATCACCGAGCTTCAACTTCGTAACCGCTACGGTTTAAATTTGCTAGCGGTGAGCCAGGATGGTAAATTTCAAATTAATCCTGACCCTACCAAACGTTTAGAACGTGGTTCAGCAATGGTAGTTATTGGCTGCAATAAAGATATCAATCGTTTGCCGATTTAA
- a CDS encoding TrkH family potassium uptake protein — MTVARTICLGFLAVIAVGTILLMMPFSTSNGTWNNLIVALFTSTSAVCVTGLSVVDPGTYFSFWGQLFIALLAQIGGLGYMTTTTFLILLIGRRFDMRQKIAIQQALDRPGMSGSAQVIRSIIATTLIFEITGIFLLLPAFVPEYGWSKGLWLAIFHSINAWNNAGFSLFKDNLIGYQSSFLVVFTITMLIIFGGIGYQVILEMYLWLRDRLFKKNHNQRFSLDFKVATSTTIILLVIGLIAFFCIEIRNPETFGSLNFRDQILLAWFQSVTPRTAGFNTIDIGKMTNAGLFITIALMFIGASPGGTGGGMKTTTLRVLTSCTKAILQGKEEVLLYDRKIAISLILKAVGVLVASVATVILATVLISLTDPTLDFIQILFEVVSAFATVGLSTGITGSISMTAKLILIITMYIGRVGVLLLMSAVLGDPLPTRIHYPEENLLVG, encoded by the coding sequence ATGACTGTTGCTCGGACAATTTGTTTGGGATTTTTGGCTGTCATTGCTGTCGGTACTATCCTGTTGATGATGCCTTTTTCGACTAGCAATGGTACATGGAATAACCTGATTGTGGCACTATTCACCTCGACATCCGCAGTTTGTGTCACAGGTTTATCAGTAGTTGATCCTGGTACTTACTTTTCCTTTTGGGGTCAATTGTTTATTGCACTATTAGCTCAGATTGGCGGGTTGGGCTACATGACAACTACCACATTTTTGATTTTGCTTATTGGTCGTAGGTTTGATATGCGGCAAAAAATAGCAATTCAACAAGCTTTAGATCGACCAGGGATGAGTGGTAGCGCCCAAGTTATCCGTTCAATTATTGCCACAACATTAATTTTTGAGATTACAGGCATATTCTTACTTCTACCAGCTTTTGTTCCTGAGTATGGATGGAGTAAAGGACTTTGGTTAGCAATTTTTCATAGTATCAACGCTTGGAATAATGCTGGTTTTAGTTTATTTAAAGATAACTTAATTGGATATCAGTCATCTTTCTTAGTAGTCTTTACCATCACAATGTTAATTATCTTTGGGGGAATTGGCTATCAGGTAATTTTGGAAATGTACCTTTGGTTACGCGATCGCCTTTTCAAAAAAAATCATAATCAAAGATTTTCTCTAGATTTTAAAGTTGCAACTAGTACAACTATTATATTGTTAGTAATAGGATTAATTGCATTCTTTTGTATAGAGATTAGAAACCCAGAAACATTTGGTTCTCTAAATTTTCGTGACCAGATATTACTAGCTTGGTTTCAATCAGTTACTCCTAGAACTGCTGGCTTTAACACTATAGATATTGGTAAAATGACCAATGCCGGTCTATTTATTACGATTGCACTAATGTTTATTGGTGCAAGTCCAGGTGGTACGGGAGGAGGCATGAAAACAACAACTCTCAGAGTCTTGACCAGTTGCACCAAAGCGATTCTTCAGGGGAAAGAAGAAGTTTTATTATACGATCGCAAGATAGCAATATCTTTAATTTTGAAAGCCGTGGGTGTGTTGGTGGCTTCAGTAGCAACCGTGATTTTAGCTACTGTCTTAATCAGCCTCACAGATCCAACATTAGATTTTATTCAAATTTTGTTTGAAGTGGTATCAGCCTTCGCCACCGTGGGGCTTTCAACAGGTATTACAGGAAGTATCTCTATGACAGCAAAGCTCATCCTCATTATAACTATGTACATTGGACGAGTAGGTGTTTTACTACTGATGTCCGCAGTACTAGGAGACCCACTTCCTACTAGAATTCACTATCCTGAAGAAAATCTCCTCGTGGGATAG
- a CDS encoding methyltransferase domain-containing protein, which yields MSATLYQQIQQFYDSSSGLWEQIWGEHMHHGYYGADGTQKKDRRQAQIDLIEELLNWAKVEAAENILDVGCGIGGSSLYLSQKFNAKATGITLSPVQAARATERASEANLSLRTQFQVANAQAMPFADNSFDLVWSLESGEHMPDKTKFLQECYRVLKPGGKLIMVTWCHRPTDESPLTADEEKHLQDIYRVYCLPYVISLPEYEAIAHQLPLHNIRTADWSTAVAPFWNVVIDSAFTPQALWGLLNAGWTTIQGALSLGLMRRGYERGLIRFGLLCGNK from the coding sequence ATGAGTGCAACACTTTACCAACAAATTCAGCAGTTTTACGATAGTTCCTCTGGTCTGTGGGAACAGATTTGGGGTGAACACATGCACCACGGCTATTATGGTGCCGATGGTACTCAGAAAAAAGACCGTCGTCAGGCTCAAATTGATTTAATCGAAGAATTGCTCAATTGGGCAAAGGTGGAAGCAGCAGAAAATATCTTAGATGTTGGTTGCGGCATCGGTGGTAGTTCTTTATACCTTTCGCAGAAGTTTAATGCTAAGGCTACAGGGATTACATTGAGTCCTGTACAAGCCGCAAGAGCAACGGAGCGCGCCTCAGAAGCTAATCTGAGTTTGAGAACACAATTCCAAGTCGCCAATGCTCAAGCAATGCCCTTTGCTGATAATTCTTTTGACTTGGTTTGGTCGCTGGAAAGCGGTGAACACATGCCAGATAAAACCAAGTTTCTCCAGGAGTGTTATCGAGTATTGAAGCCTGGCGGCAAGTTAATTATGGTGACTTGGTGTCATCGACCAACTGATGAGTCTCCACTAACGGCAGATGAGGAAAAGCATTTGCAGGATATTTATCGGGTGTATTGCTTACCTTATGTGATTTCTTTGCCAGAGTATGAAGCGATCGCACACCAGCTACCATTACATAATATTCGCACTGCTGATTGGTCAACTGCTGTCGCCCCTTTCTGGAATGTGGTAATTGATTCTGCATTCACTCCCCAAGCGCTTTGGGGCTTACTAAATGCTGGTTGGACTACCATCCAAGGGGCATTATCACTGGGATTAATGCGTCGCGGTTATGAGCGTGGGTTAATTCGGTTTGGCTTATTGTGCGGCAATAAGTAG
- a CDS encoding ABC transporter ATP-binding protein, protein MPLQLQNLTGGYTTVPIVQDINLTLQTGEWLSLVGANGSGKSTLLKLLSRILSPQQGTVLLDGKAIHSQPPNLVAQKLALLPQQQTVPVGLTVRQLVSLGRTPHQSWWQWELNAQDWVKVEAAIQKTQLERLSDRLVEELSGGERQRAFLALALAQEPKVLLLDEPTTFLDINYQLQLLELLKNLNQQQELTIVTVLHELNLAARYSSRIALLKQGHLWEVGKPEEVLTPSAIAQVFGVESVIIQTPVGLQVCAISAVSA, encoded by the coding sequence ATGCCACTCCAACTGCAAAACCTCACAGGCGGTTACACTACAGTCCCAATTGTTCAAGACATTAATCTCACTCTACAAACAGGAGAATGGTTGAGTTTAGTTGGTGCTAATGGTTCAGGTAAATCGACTTTATTAAAATTGCTGAGTCGTATTCTTTCCCCACAGCAAGGAACAGTCCTACTTGATGGCAAAGCAATTCATTCCCAACCCCCAAATCTAGTTGCACAGAAACTGGCATTATTACCGCAACAACAAACCGTTCCTGTGGGCTTAACAGTGCGACAATTAGTAAGTTTAGGACGCACGCCACATCAATCTTGGTGGCAATGGGAATTAAACGCCCAAGATTGGGTTAAAGTAGAAGCTGCAATTCAAAAGACGCAACTAGAAAGACTGAGCGATCGCTTAGTTGAAGAACTCTCCGGTGGTGAAAGGCAACGCGCTTTTTTAGCTTTAGCACTAGCGCAAGAACCAAAAGTTTTATTATTAGACGAACCTACAACTTTTTTAGATATTAACTATCAATTACAACTATTAGAACTACTGAAAAATCTAAATCAACAGCAAGAATTAACTATTGTTACAGTTCTACATGAACTCAACCTAGCGGCACGATACAGTTCTCGCATTGCCTTATTAAAACAAGGTCATCTTTGGGAAGTTGGTAAACCTGAAGAAGTTTTGACACCAAGTGCGATCGCCCAAGTTTTTGGCGTGGAATCTGTGATTATTCAGACACCTGTGGGTTTACAAGTTTGTGCAATTTCGGCTGTGTCAGCATAA
- a CDS encoding DUF1003 domain-containing protein — translation MNPFKKVSSNNVDAKVVQKPQIVEIQPAVENTSAEQLTRGQRLADQLATQVGSWGFLIGQSIVLAGWVGMNAMPGVPHWDESPFMMLNLVFSFASAYTAPVVLMSQNRQSDTDRRNAEIDHQVNLRAGQNIELLHEKLDDLHTQQLNELTQIVKEQQRVLHELKVSLVPESKEIKELKVTVLPGMYAKNGTQLPKAVIVNKAFNVDQPIGDNNKVFDKLIRR, via the coding sequence ATGAATCCATTCAAAAAAGTATCGTCTAACAATGTTGATGCAAAAGTAGTTCAAAAACCTCAAATTGTGGAGATACAGCCAGCAGTCGAAAACACCTCCGCAGAACAATTGACTCGCGGACAACGCCTTGCCGATCAATTAGCAACACAAGTGGGTTCTTGGGGATTTCTCATTGGGCAAAGCATTGTTTTAGCTGGATGGGTTGGCATGAATGCTATGCCTGGGGTTCCCCACTGGGATGAATCACCGTTCATGATGCTCAATTTAGTGTTTTCATTTGCCTCAGCCTATACAGCGCCAGTTGTCTTAATGAGTCAAAATCGCCAGTCTGATACCGATCGGAGAAACGCCGAAATTGACCATCAGGTAAATTTAAGGGCTGGACAAAATATTGAACTTCTCCATGAAAAATTGGATGACTTACACACTCAACAGCTAAACGAACTAACCCAAATTGTCAAAGAACAGCAGCGAGTTCTCCATGAGCTTAAAGTAAGTTTAGTACCTGAATCTAAAGAGATTAAAGAGTTGAAAGTAACTGTCTTGCCAGGAATGTATGCCAAAAATGGTACTCAATTACCTAAGGCAGTTATTGTTAACAAAGCTTTCAATGTTGACCAACCAATTGGGGACAATAACAAAGTTTTTGATAAGTTAATCCGTCGATAA
- a CDS encoding GIY-YIG nuclease family protein, with the protein MMETQHNPPIEHQNVPINHRGLHEFLYSSDDEHTATEVSITPEMANNGTEIIDLEAWSASAQNTKIAGVYAVLDVERRVQYIGYSRNVLLSLNSHVTQNGQQKCAFVRVQAFKFPKRQDMEDLRDAWIAELETTPLGNGTDHEMWASTVGEAAKAVMSEVERQAYEEKKLKLRKAMADTSLSKELETIDASIAERQRQLEAAVTNDDWSVIIDAQTQETKS; encoded by the coding sequence ATGATGGAAACTCAGCACAACCCGCCCATTGAACATCAAAATGTCCCCATAAACCACCGTGGGCTACATGAATTTTTGTATAGTTCCGACGACGAACATACCGCCACTGAGGTGAGTATAACCCCTGAGATGGCAAACAATGGTACTGAAATCATTGACCTTGAAGCTTGGAGTGCATCTGCTCAGAACACTAAAATTGCAGGTGTTTACGCAGTATTAGATGTAGAACGCCGCGTGCAGTATATTGGTTATTCTCGGAATGTGTTGCTTTCGCTAAATAGTCATGTCACCCAAAATGGTCAGCAAAAGTGCGCTTTTGTGCGCGTGCAAGCATTCAAGTTCCCCAAGCGTCAAGATATGGAAGATTTGCGAGATGCGTGGATAGCAGAACTCGAAACCACACCACTTGGTAATGGAACCGATCATGAAATGTGGGCTAGTACGGTAGGGGAAGCTGCAAAGGCGGTAATGTCGGAGGTGGAACGTCAAGCTTATGAGGAGAAAAAGCTAAAGCTGCGGAAAGCAATGGCTGACACAAGCCTTTCTAAAGAATTAGAAACAATAGATGCGAGTATAGCCGAACGTCAGCGTCAGCTTGAAGCTGCTGTGACAAATGATGATTGGAGTGTAATTATCGACGCACAGACACAAGAAACCAAGTCCTAG
- a CDS encoding carbohydrate ABC transporter permease gives MNQLTPKNWIFIKQRLTPYLFLLPALVLLGLTVFLPALQAFYLSFTSYEDIAQPPQWIGFANFLKLWKDAVFWKTLENTFLYLVGVVPILVIAPLVLAILVNQKLRGMNWFRAAYYTPVVISMVVAGIAWKWLYAENGLLNQLLKALGLFPEGIPWLTSPAKIFGIIPISLASVMAVTVWKGLGYYMVIYLAGLQSIPADVYEAAAIDGSDGISKHWDITIPLMKPYLALVAVISAISATKVFEEVYIMTQGGPLSSSKTIVYYLYEQAFGNLEISYACTIGLVLFLIILGLSILRLFVNQEGGDNITI, from the coding sequence ATGAATCAATTGACACCTAAAAATTGGATATTCATCAAACAGCGACTTACCCCCTATTTATTTTTACTACCTGCCTTGGTTCTTTTGGGGTTAACAGTCTTTTTGCCTGCGCTGCAAGCGTTTTACCTCAGCTTTACTAGCTATGAAGATATCGCCCAGCCGCCACAATGGATAGGTTTCGCCAACTTTCTTAAACTTTGGAAGGATGCAGTTTTTTGGAAAACCTTAGAAAACACTTTTTTATATCTTGTGGGCGTAGTCCCAATTTTGGTAATTGCTCCCTTAGTGCTAGCAATTTTGGTAAATCAGAAACTGCGGGGGATGAATTGGTTTAGAGCAGCGTACTACACCCCAGTGGTAATTTCAATGGTGGTTGCAGGAATAGCTTGGAAATGGCTGTATGCAGAAAATGGATTACTGAATCAGTTGCTAAAAGCTTTGGGGCTTTTTCCAGAAGGTATTCCTTGGCTAACGAGCCCAGCAAAAATTTTTGGCATTATACCAATTTCTCTTGCCAGCGTTATGGCTGTCACCGTGTGGAAGGGACTAGGCTACTATATGGTGATTTATTTAGCGGGGTTGCAATCAATTCCTGCTGATGTATACGAAGCTGCTGCGATCGATGGTTCTGATGGTATCAGCAAACATTGGGATATTACCATACCTTTGATGAAGCCATATTTAGCATTAGTAGCGGTGATTTCAGCGATTTCTGCAACCAAAGTTTTTGAAGAAGTATACATTATGACCCAAGGGGGCCCACTCAGTAGCTCCAAAACGATTGTTTATTATTTATATGAGCAAGCTTTTGGTAACTTAGAAATCAGCTATGCTTGCACAATTGGTTTAGTGCTATTTTTGATAATTTTAGGATTATCAATTTTGCGATTATTTGTCAATCAAGAGGGTGGAGATAATATCACAATCTAA